The sequence TCCCTCCTTTTCATTACATATTTTATCATAATTTACCGAAAATTCTTTATATATACAGTTCCTATAACGCACATTATGTTGATTAGCTTTTGATTTAGTAGATAGTTATTACCTATTATTCAATTTAATGGTATAATGTGGTTTTGTCATTTTAGAATAGATTGGTGTTGAAATAGCTTTAATGGGTTTAATTTCTTTATATGTAGAAAATATGCTGGGGTATATCTTAGCTACATTACCCTTTTATGTAGGGTTCCGTTTTATCTTTTTAAAAAAGAAAAGAAAGATAACATCTTTCAAAAAAGAACTTATTTTAGGTTTGTTTGTATTATATCTTGTTGGTTTAGCATCTCAAACCATTGTTCCAAATTGGAATGCGGGTATTGTTACAGATACTGGAGAACCTTTTTTTGATATTTATTTTACAAATGAGCTTTCTCATGTAAATATCGTACCTTTTCATACCCTTTACGAATACTTCTTTCAAACAAATACAAATGTCGATGAATGGAACAGTGTATCGCTTTTAAATTTAACTGCAAATGTCATGTTATTTTTACCTTTAGGCTTTTTTGTAGCCCTTATTTGGAGAAAATATCACTCAATTAAAAAAGTAACAATCTTAGGTTTATCTGTTACATGTTTAATTGAATTTATTCAATATTTTATAGGTCGTAGCTCAGATATTGATGATGTTCTACTCAACACATTTGGCACAGTTATAGGTTATGTGATTCTTTTACTCATTCAATATTGGATAAGTAACCCAGTAAAACAAACAAAGGCGACTATGTAGTTAGTTGCCTTTGTTTGTTCTTATAAGTGGTATCATGTGAACTAAAATGTTATGTAGTATATAGGTTACGAGTTATTTAATACTCATTTGTATATAAAACTTGACCATCTTTTATG comes from Priestia megaterium and encodes:
- a CDS encoding VanZ family protein, which encodes MGLISLYVENMLGYILATLPFYVGFRFIFLKKKRKITSFKKELILGLFVLYLVGLASQTIVPNWNAGIVTDTGEPFFDIYFTNELSHVNIVPFHTLYEYFFQTNTNVDEWNSVSLLNLTANVMLFLPLGFFVALIWRKYHSIKKVTILGLSVTCLIEFIQYFIGRSSDIDDVLLNTFGTVIGYVILLLIQYWISNPVKQTKATM